One Mustelus asterias unplaced genomic scaffold, sMusAst1.hap1.1 HAP1_SCAFFOLD_402, whole genome shotgun sequence genomic region harbors:
- the LOC144486578 gene encoding uncharacterized protein LOC144486578, with translation MLSIGKGWKIRTDSESSKDTYTMEKPSKCGDCGKRYRAPSLLEAHQRSHIGERPFTCSQCGKGFTRSFNLQSHQRVHTGERPFTCSQCGKGFTHSSHLRRHQRVHTGERPFTCSQCGEGFTQSSHLQIHQRVHTGERPFTCSQCGEGFTQSSQLQIHQQVHTGERPFTCSQCGKGFTQSSSLQAHQRVHTGERPFTCSQCGKGFTRLSNLRTHQRVHTGERPFTCPQCGKGFTQSFNLRAHQRVHTGERPFTCSQCGKGFTLSSHLRRHQRVHTGERPFTCSQCGKGFTQSSHLQIHQRVHTGERPFTCSQCGEGFTQSSQLQIHQRVHTGERPFTCSQCGKGFTQSSSLLTHQRVHTGERPFTCPQCGKGFTRLSSLQIHQRVHTGERPFTCCQCGKGFCDSSRLLRHQRVHTGERPFTCSQCGKGFTRSSHLRIHQRVHTWERPFSCSVCEKRFSLSSRLRRHQQVHE, from the exons ATGTTGTCCATTGGAAAAGGCTGGAAGATCCGGACAGACAGTG AGAGCAGCAAGGACAcctacaccatggagaaaccgtcgaaatgtggggactgtgggaagaggtacagagccccatctctgctggaagctcatcagcGCAGCcacattggggagaggccattcacctgctctcagtgtgggaagggattcactcggtcattcaacctgcagtcacaccagcgagttcacactggagagagaccgttcacctgctctcagtgtgggaagggattcactcactcatcccacctgcggagacaccagcgagttcacactggggagaggccattcacctgctctcaatgtggggagggattcactcagtcatcccacctgcagatacaccagcgagttcacactggggagaggccattcacctgctctcaatgtggggagggattcactcagtcatcccagctgcagatacatcagcaagttcacactggggagaggccattcacctgctctcagtgtgggaagggattcactcagtcatccagcctgcaggcacaccagcgagttcacactggggagagaccgttcacctgctctcagtgtggcaaGGGATTTACCCgattatccaacctgcggacacaccagcgagttcacactggggagaggccattcacctgccctcagtgtgggaagggattcactcagtcattcaacctgcgggcacaccagcgagttcacactggagagaggccattcacctgctctcagtgtgggaagggattcactctgtcatcccacctgcggagacaccagcgagttcacactggggagaggccattcacctgctctcagtgtgggaagggattcactcagtcatcccacctgcagatacaccagcgagttcacactggggagagaccattcacctgctctcaatgtggggagggattcactcagtcatcccagctgcagatacatcagcgagttcacactggggagaggccattcacctgctctcagtgtgggaagggattcactcagtcatccagcttgctgacacaccagcgagttcacactggggagagaccgttcacctgccctcagtgtgggaagggatttactcgattatccagcctgcagatacaccaacgagttcacactggggagaggccattcacctgctgtcagtgtgggaagggattctgtgattcatccaggctgctgagacaccagcgagttcacactggggagaggccgttcacctgctctcaatgtgggaagggattcactcggtcctcccacctgcggatacaccagcgagttcacacttgggagagaccattcagctgctctgtgtgtgagaaaagattcagtctttcatcccggctgcggagacaccagcaagttcacgagtga